CGGGCGCTTCCTAAGTCTTCTCTCCCCTCAGCCTCTGCCTCGCTTCTACCCCCCTGTCCCCCGGCCCACGCACCCACTCCACGCTCACGGCTCAACGAATGAGTCCAGCCCTCTCCCCAAACCCCCAATTTTCCCCCACTTCTCCCGCCTACACGACCCAGTGACCTCAGGCTGAGAGAATAATTCGTATTATTATTACAAACAAACTCACTCTCCGGAAGCCTGATTTCTCTGAGACCCGGTTTATTTCCATGGATacccccctcctctgctttcaccTCTTcccagggttctctctctccccctccctgccccccagggctCTGACTCAGctctccctcccctgtctcttgctctgccctcttaatccctgctctcctctctgtccGCCCCGTTCCTGCTCTCTACGCCCAGGGGCTCATTTCCTCTTCCCTGCCGGCCACAGCCCCTGATCTGACCCATCTCCTCACTCCCCTGTAGCCCTGAGGGAGAGGGCTTCACCTAGGAGGGgtcctgcctccttcccacccaTTAACCACAATCCCTCTGCACTAGCGGTGGGATGCATGCTGGATGCCTCCTCCTGCTCCAGACTCCGTTCCCTTCACTCCTTCCCAAGACTGGGCCCCTAACCCCAAATTCAGAATCACAAAACTCCGCGTGCAGGAAAGATCTATAAGGTCAGATTCCACAGCCATCTGATCCCTGAGCCCCTTTCCAACTGCTCAGATGGTTCCTCCCCCGCCTGCCTCCCCAGAGAGGCACCACCCTGCCCTCTTGCCAGCGTCTGCCTTGGCCACATGCTCTCACCTGAACAATTACCATCAGTTTCCCAGTCAGCCCTCAGACCCTGTCCACCCCTCccatttctttgccttctctttgACTTGAATGCCTATCCTTTTAGGTCCAGTTTTAAAAAGTTCCCTTGTCTCCTCCTCCAAccccctttgctcctctcctATCCCATCACTTGCCTCCCAACCGCGAGGGAAAACGATCATACCTCACTCTTGGCCTCCTCTCCCGTCACCGTTTCCTGGTGAACACACACAGTTCCTGCCTCTATCCCCACCACATCCCCTCCCTGTCAGACAAATTCGCCAACTCCAAGATACAAGCCGTAAAGCCCACTTGGAGGGAAGCTCACCCCTAAAGAAGTTCTGCCCTTAATTGTAGGAACATCATAGCTCTCATGCTGTCCCATCTAGAAACACTCCAGGATTCCTCAGGACAGAATAAAGAACTGTTTTCCTGCTAAAACCCAACCACGGACCCCCTCCGTTTTGACAACAACAAATAAGGCCATATAACACTTTCCTGGGAGGGAATATTTTGGCTCAACCTTACAGTTTGTCCCTACCAAAAatttgggggagaggagggatgtAAAAGGGCCCGTGCAGAGCAgtggctggagggaagggaggggtctGGAGGGGCTGCCCCTGTGTGGCCTCAGCATTGTGAGACCCAAGAGGGGCTTGTGGGCTGGGACCTAGGGAGGCTGAAGGTCAAGCAAGTAACCCTGTGGCCGCTGCAGGGAATGAGGTGATTGCGGTGGATTGGAAGGGCCTGAAGGATGTCGACCAAATCAACATGGACAGCACCAGCTCGCTGCACGGGAGCAGCCTCCACCGGCCGTCCACCGAGGTGAGGCCCCGTGCCCTGCTGCCCCCCTAACCAAAGGACTTTTAGAAGACCCCAGAGACCATCCTGAACAAAGCCGCCCGGTTGCCCGATCCTTGAATTATCTTCCTAAATTCCAAGAGAACATCCCAGACACTCCTTCAGACTGACACTTTTACAGAACATTTCCTTTCCTCAAAACACAGGCCAAATGTTCTACTCTGAGATCCTAATTCCCTATGttaagctgggggagggggagggtagaaaaaaaacctctctacTTCACACACTTCTGGAagtccctgggggtgggggtggggggctgcttgCATTTCTGGAAGTGCCTGTGATCCCcgctcccttttctctctcctcacagCAAACCCGAACTGATTTCTCCTGGGATGGCATCAATGTGagttcacccccccccccccggttttcTCTAGCTCCTCTCCCTTATATTCTCCCTTAGATTGGCTACAGAACACAGCTGTTCTAGATTCCCTACCGACCTGCCATGCTTTTCAAGGGCAGTTAGGAGATGAGCTTccttgggactcctgggtgtAATGAATGGTTCCCTTATCACCTGCCCTGGCTTaggcccttccttcctcctggaaACCGTAaactctcctctgcccctcctcccacattCTCTATCCCAGCTCTCCATGGAGGACACCACTTCCATTCTGCCGAAGCTTAAGCGAAATTCTAATGCCTACGGCATTGGGGCCCTGGCCAAATCATCATTCTCAGGTGAGACTCCCGACCTGGGGATGTGTCCAGAGAGGAGAATCCCTACAGACTCCTGGTCTCGATCTCCTTGCTCCTTCGGATCTAAAgaagacccccacccccacccctgacctaTTTGCCCTTTCCTTCATGCCCTCCTGTCCAGGCTGCCCCTCATATGGAGGCCTAAGGGATCCCTTCCCTCATCGGGCAGTCCCATGGGACTCGGGTGGGGATACCGGGTGGGTCTTGTATGGGCATCCTGTGATATTCTGGAGGATGTGGGGAATGTCTGGCCCCTCAGGGATTTCTCGCAGCATGAAGGACCATGTGACGAAGCCCACAGCCATGGGGCAAGGCCGGGTGGCCCACATGAttgagtggcagggctgggggaaggcaCCAGCCATTCAGCCGCAACACAGCCACGAGGCGGTGCGCAGGGATACCGATGCCTACTCCGACCTCAGCGATGGCGAGAAGGAGGCACGCTTCCTAGCAGGTACTTGTTCTTGGGACCCTCAAGAGACACGTGTTCAGGATGGCCAGAGACTGACCTTCCAACCTGATCCCCTCTGGCAGGACTTGCTCTATCCATATCGTGACCATAAGACTTAATTTCCCAATCAGCTCTGATTTCAGGCTCTTGGACTTAATTGATTCGGATAAGGGTCTTCAAacttattttcattatcatcTCAGAAGTTAAGAAGAATTACCTGGGATTGTGGGTCCACCTGTTCCGGATGCCTTCTCTTCTACATGGGAGGACTGTCAGTACCTGAAGGAAAGGCAGGGGCCTCTGACTCTGAAAGGCTCTCCTTCTACccatgttctttgtttttgtttctttttgagagagaaggaggggggtggggagcagatgagagcagggtagaggggcagagggagagagagagagaatcccaagcagccccatGCTCactgtggagtctgatgcaggactccatcccacagccctgggatcatgacctgagccgaagtcaagagtccgacgctcaactgactgaaccatttAGGCCCCCCTCTACCCATGATTCTtgaggaaaaagaacagaaggcTGTGAGGATCCCTTCTAGCCTTTGCTCCTCAGCACCTTGCAGTAGTGGATTTCCTTACTTGGCTCATTACTTGTGACAGCTGCTAGGTCAGGGGGCCTGGGTGAGGAGAGGGTCGTATACAGAAGAGGTTTCTTTCCGGGAAAGTGGTATTGCTACAAGACAGGCATATAGCATACCTACAACAGTGACCAAGCCTCTCTAACACGTCTCCATAGATATGTAGGAAGAATGAGatacagaagagaagagagggctcTCGGTGTTGGTGGTGTGGATGGTGGAAGAACTCTCCATGAGGAGGGGAGCCAAACATGTAGTGGGTAGGGAGTAGTTTAAGGCAGCTGGCAATGTAAACTTCAACTTAGGACTTTAACTGGGATGGGGACTCCCAAGTCTACTCATCCTCCCTAGTctattctccctcccttctccttccaatTTCTTGaactttccactttttttttaaatgtttattttatttttatttttgagagagagtgcacacatatgtgtgagtgggggagggggaaagagagaatcccaagaggaatccatgctgtcagtgcagcccccgatgtggggctcgatcccacaaatgaCTTGagactaaatcaagagtcggacatgcaaccgtctgagccacccaggtacccctcttgaCCTTTCCACTTAATACTACTATGGACCTACAAGCCCATGGTACTCCTTCGGGGATTCTCTGTTGAACCTGAACCCTCTCATTTAGATTCCTCTGTCTTTGACTACTAGCTAACATTCTTAAAATCTTCCAAAGATAAACTTCTGGGAATTCCTCATTTCAATCCCTTTGGATATCTTACCAGAAGACCCCTTAACtctaggaattctttttttttttttaagtttatttatttggcggggggggggggggggaggaggaggaatgggggtggagcagagagggcGAGAAACAGAatatcctaagcaggttccatgctcagtgcagaacctgacgtggggcttgatctcacaactgtgaagtcatgacctgagccaaaatcaagagtcagttgcttaacgaactgagccatccaggtgccccaactctagGAATTCTTAATCTGACTTTCTGGGAAATCTCATGCGGTTTTGCCCTATTTTGGGTCATATGCAAAGTCTGTGTTGTCCAGTacagtagccactggccacatggtGGCTACTgagaacttgaaatgtggccagtctgAATGGAGATGCACCGTCAGTATAAAATACCCACTGGATTTCAGAGACtcgtataaataaaataatgtaaacgatctcattaatcatttttatgtggaTTAAGTGTTGAAAGATAATCTAATATATATTGGGTTAAGTAAGATATATTATAAcaattaatttcatctgtttcttttaaaaaaattttttttttcaacgttttttatttatttttgggacagagagagacagagcatgaacgggggaggggcagagagagagggagacacagaatcggaaacaggctccaggctccgagccgtcagcccagagcctgacgcggggctcgaactcacggaccgcgagatcgtgacctggctgaagtcggacgcttaaccgactgcgccacccaggcgcccctcatctgtttcttttaaagTGTCTTTACTATGGCtactagaacattttaaattaccaaagtggcttgcattatatttctgttgaatGGCGCTGCCTCGCTCTCCCTCTACCCCCTGCATGTGTCTAAGGGTTCCCAGAGGTATCTCGTGCCAACCACTGTTCTTCTAGGTGTCATGGAGCAGTTTGCCATCTCTGAGGCCACACTCATGGCCTGGTCTTCCATGGATGGTGAGGACATGAGCGTCAACTCCGCCCAGGAGCCATTGGGCTGCAACTACAGTGACAACTACCAGGAGCTGATGGAGAGTCAAGGTGAGGGATGGTTCCTCTCAGGCCGAGGAGGCCTCCTCTGCTATCTAGGctgcctctgttcctctctgttcttctgAGACTTTCTGTTCATCTCAGCTTTCCGACTCTCCTCCCCGCGGTCTCCCTCTCATCCTCTGTGCTGTTGTTACTGCCTTTGACGTTCTGTAACCCTGCCGACCTCCGTGATTCTCTTCACAGATGCCCTTGCTCAAGCCCCCATGGATGGATGGCCTCACTCCTATGTGTCCCAGGGCATGTACTGTCTGGGGTCGTCAGATGCCTGGGAAGCCAGTGACCAGTCCCTCATCGCCTCCCCGGCCACAGGATCCTATCTTGGCCCTGCATTCGATGACTCACAGCCTAGCTTGCATGAAATGGGGCCTTCCCAACCTGCTTCCGGGTACTCTGCTCAGGAGCCTCCACCTTTGCTGGGGGCGGACGCTGACTGGGCTCCGGGGGGCGGTGGGGTGGACCTGGCTAGGGGCCCTACTGAGGAGGAGAAGAGGCCGTTGGCCcccgaggaggaagaggatgcAGGATGCCGGGACCTGGAGTCACTTTCCCCACGAGAAGACCCTGAGATGGCCACTGCCCTCAGCCGGAAGGTGTCTGATGTCACGTCCTCAGGTGTGCAGTCCTTTGATGAGGAGGAGGGCGAGGCTAACAACTAGCTTCCACCCACTCCACGCCCAGCCTTCCACTCCCAGCTGAGGGGCCTGGCTGCAACaacaccctcccttcccccagcagtACAGCTGAGACCCGGGCAGAAGACCACGAGGAACCCAGGAGTTGCCTGTCCTCGCCAGGAAAATGGAGAGCCAGGGTGGGATTTAATCCAGGCATATGCTGTAGAACCACAGGTCggggaactgaggcccaggcaaCCAGATGGCCGTGAACTTTGCTGGGCTGCGGGCTTCCGGGTCTGTGATGATGAAGCTCCAGGGCGTCTCCCGAGGTCGGGAGCACAGAGCGGCTTGTAGCCATCGATGGGGATCTCACTTCTTCACTTTCTGATTCGTCTTCCAGGAGCCCTGACTGTGGCTGTGGGAATGCCTCCTTTCTCCATGTCACTCTTGCTTTTCCCGACTCTGGCTGTGGCCCCAGCTCATCCCCACCGTGAGGAACAGACCTCAGGGGCTATTGGTTTGGCTTGACAGGCACAGGGGAAGCCACCGAAAGGCACAGGTCCTTAGAGGGTGGAGAATCTGCCCTCGGCGAAAAATTGGGTTCTGAGATCGGGAGTCATGGGGGAGGTGCGTGTGGCAGCTGGGATGCACAGGGACTCGAACACGATTCTTTACATCAAGGCCTGCCCACAGCCCAGAAAGTCACTGATGAGACCAAGAACAAACATGGCCGCCTGTTCTGGGACCTTGACTATCCCATGGCTGGAAGGAGGATCCAAGGATCTGGGGCCGGGGCTGGCTGCTCCAGCTCttgcttccttttctgccttcttctggCTCCTGCTCTGGGAACCCTGGCTCTGAGGGGGTGACACAGAATGCAGGTGTCCTGGCCAAACGGGGTAGCATgagggctgtgtctccctccatccaccctctAATTCTCTGGAGCTGTTTAcacttttctctttgccttttctacatttttataacTTCTTGGGGACTCAGGGTtgagtggggtggagggaggaggccgGTGCTGTCAGGCCCCAGCCAGGGTGGGCTGTTTGTGAAGGAGCAGTGTGGGCACATGGCTCCTTTGCCCCTTCTTCAGCTGCTCCCAGGACTCCAAAGAGGGCCTCACAggtgttctccctccctccccaggcctcctgtggaggaagagaggagaatcaGAGTATTCCTCCTTCCAGGACAGGTGACAGTGAGGCATACGCCCCTGGAACAGcgtgccctcccccacccagttcCCACTGTGGTGGGGACGTCTCTGTGGCACTTCTGTGAGAGATCCTGACAGCAGGGGCCGGGGGTAGAGCGAAGGCCGCTGCAGCTGTGGAGCTGGACGGCACACTGCCCTCCCTGCTGCAGTGACACAGGGACACTGTGGGTAGGAGAGAGAAGCTGAGAGCTTCCTTGTTGCCTCTCCTCATGCCCGACGAAGGCTGCGGGTCCAAGGCCTTGTGTCCCACCCAAAGTTTGTCAGGGGTCCTACCACTTTCTCCTCTGCCAGGAAGGGAGCACCGTCCCAGACCCTGGGCAgaactgcaccccccccccccccatgccccagacttctatttctttcaaatgAGGAGGCTGCGAG
This DNA window, taken from Neofelis nebulosa isolate mNeoNeb1 chromosome 4, mNeoNeb1.pri, whole genome shotgun sequence, encodes the following:
- the FAM131B gene encoding protein FAM131B isoform X1; protein product: MGCIGSRTVGNEVIAVDWKGLKDVDQINMDSTSSLHGSSLHRPSTEQTRTDFSWDGINLSMEDTTSILPKLKRNSNAYGIGALAKSSFSGISRSMKDHVTKPTAMGQGRVAHMIEWQGWGKAPAIQPQHSHEAVRRDTDAYSDLSDGEKEARFLAGVMEQFAISEATLMAWSSMDGEDMSVNSAQEPLGCNYSDNYQELMESQDALAQAPMDGWPHSYVSQGMYCLGSSDAWEASDQSLIASPATGSYLGPAFDDSQPSLHEMGPSQPASGYSAQEPPPLLGADADWAPGGGGVDLARGPTEEEKRPLAPEEEEDAGCRDLESLSPREDPEMATALSRKVSDVTSSGVQSFDEEEGEANN
- the FAM131B gene encoding protein FAM131B isoform X2, coding for MDSTSSLHGSSLHRPSTEQTRTDFSWDGINLSMEDTTSILPKLKRNSNAYGIGALAKSSFSGISRSMKDHVTKPTAMGQGRVAHMIEWQGWGKAPAIQPQHSHEAVRRDTDAYSDLSDGEKEARFLAGVMEQFAISEATLMAWSSMDGEDMSVNSAQEPLGCNYSDNYQELMESQDALAQAPMDGWPHSYVSQGMYCLGSSDAWEASDQSLIASPATGSYLGPAFDDSQPSLHEMGPSQPASGYSAQEPPPLLGADADWAPGGGGVDLARGPTEEEKRPLAPEEEEDAGCRDLESLSPREDPEMATALSRKVSDVTSSGVQSFDEEEGEANN